Proteins co-encoded in one Chlorogloeopsis sp. ULAP01 genomic window:
- a CDS encoding diflavin flavoprotein → MVVLTARSENTKPQGRLTMQTVEIGSETLCLRSLDWDRDRFDIEFGLQNGTTYNSFLVQGEKTALIDTSHRKFQELYLDALTGLIDLSTLDYLIISHTEPDHSGLVKEVLQLAPQVTVVGAKVAIQFLQNMVHQPFQSLIVKNGDRLNLGNGHELEFVSAPNLHWPDTIFTYDAKTRILFTCDAFGMHYCNDYTFDEDPELIEADFKYYYDCLMAPNARSVLSAIKRIDKLDVGIIATGHGPLLQHHLSNWVNCYQQWSQEQAKADTLVALFYSEDYGYSDQLARAIAHGIQRNGVAVELVDLSDAEPHEVRELVNQATGLVIGMPSQSNQNAHAALSTILAAAHNKQAIGLFETGGGEDEPIYPLRNKFQEIGLTEAFPPILIKEPPTQITEQMCDEAGTDIGQWLTRDRTIKQIKALDNDLERSLGRLSSGLYIITARKGDVKSAMLASWVMQASMNPLGIAIAVAKDRAIESLLHVGDRFILNVLEEDNYQSLMKHFLKRFSPGADRFAGIKTYSASNGCPILAEALAYMECEVTMRMECSDHWIIYSNVQTGRVAKIDALTAVHHRKVGNHY, encoded by the coding sequence ATGGTTGTACTTACTGCTCGATCTGAAAATACCAAACCGCAAGGTCGCTTGACCATGCAAACAGTCGAGATCGGATCTGAAACATTGTGTCTTCGTTCTCTTGATTGGGATCGCGATCGCTTTGATATTGAGTTTGGATTGCAGAATGGTACAACTTATAACTCGTTTCTTGTTCAAGGTGAAAAGACTGCCTTAATCGACACCTCTCACCGCAAGTTTCAGGAGTTGTATTTGGACGCGTTGACAGGGTTAATTGACCTTTCAACTCTGGATTATTTAATTATTAGTCACACCGAACCGGATCACAGTGGCTTAGTTAAGGAAGTATTGCAGTTAGCCCCCCAAGTGACAGTAGTTGGGGCAAAGGTTGCAATCCAATTCCTCCAAAATATGGTGCATCAGCCATTTCAATCTCTGATTGTCAAGAATGGTGATCGCTTGAATCTAGGCAATGGACATGAGTTAGAATTCGTTTCTGCCCCGAATCTGCACTGGCCTGATACTATCTTTACCTATGATGCTAAAACCCGCATCCTGTTCACTTGCGATGCATTTGGGATGCATTATTGCAACGATTACACTTTTGATGAAGATCCAGAGCTAATTGAAGCAGATTTTAAATATTACTACGACTGCTTGATGGCTCCAAATGCTCGTTCTGTTTTGTCTGCAATCAAGCGGATAGATAAATTAGATGTGGGTATAATCGCTACCGGACACGGGCCACTTCTGCAACATCATCTGTCAAACTGGGTAAATTGCTATCAGCAGTGGAGTCAAGAACAAGCGAAGGCAGATACTTTAGTTGCCCTTTTCTACTCTGAAGATTACGGCTATAGCGACCAATTGGCAAGGGCGATCGCTCATGGTATTCAGAGAAATGGAGTGGCGGTAGAACTGGTAGATTTAAGTGATGCTGAACCCCATGAAGTACGAGAGTTGGTAAATCAAGCGACAGGTTTAGTTATTGGGATGCCATCCCAATCGAATCAAAATGCCCACGCAGCTTTAAGTACAATTCTTGCAGCCGCACACAACAAGCAAGCGATCGGACTGTTTGAAACTGGGGGTGGAGAAGATGAGCCAATTTATCCCCTGCGGAACAAGTTTCAAGAAATTGGGCTAACCGAAGCTTTTCCACCAATTTTGATTAAAGAACCACCGACGCAGATTACCGAACAGATGTGTGATGAGGCGGGGACAGATATCGGACAATGGCTAACTCGCGATCGCACGATCAAACAAATTAAAGCTTTAGATAATGATTTAGAACGATCACTGGGGCGTCTTAGCAGTGGGCTTTATATTATTACTGCTCGCAAAGGAGACGTAAAGAGTGCCATGTTAGCCTCTTGGGTAATGCAGGCGAGCATGAATCCTTTGGGAATAGCGATCGCAGTTGCCAAAGATCGGGCAATTGAATCATTACTACACGTAGGCGATCGCTTTATTCTTAACGTTTTAGAGGAAGATAACTACCAAAGCTTAATGAAACATTTCCTCAAGCGTTTCTCTCCTGGTGCAGATCGGTTTGCAGGCATTAAAACCTATTCTGCTAGCAATGGCTGTCCAATTTTGGCGGAAGCACTAGCATACATGGAATGTGAAGTTACGATGCGAATGGAGTGTAGCGATCACTGGATTATTTACAGCAACGTCCAAACTGGAAGAGTCGCCAAAATAGATGCTTTGACTGCCGTTCATCATCGCAAGGTTGGAAATCATTATTAG
- a CDS encoding SAM-dependent chlorinase/fluorinase, which translates to MYICVIADYGTGDPAFTEVVQRLLMAFPHAQVHSLSVPPFSTLATGFWIAQLGLNPGYSDRLIYHNCAPRQDDPQSRRDNEGEGLTYALLSNDVKVVGVNAGYTLSFVKNHTKLLKVVNVSRGGSQFRSRDVFPPAAAAIVNEDFSLLGDSIDPEQIPDVPLDRIAWIDGYGNIKTTIPADTINLEPETKVVIRIGDVVSDAVYSDGSFKVPEGTLAFAPGSSGWQSASGGEPIRWMELFLRGGNAWERFGKPRVNQRITQIA; encoded by the coding sequence ATGTATATCTGTGTTATTGCAGACTACGGTACAGGAGATCCAGCATTTACTGAAGTCGTGCAACGTCTGTTGATGGCTTTTCCCCATGCTCAGGTTCATTCACTTTCGGTTCCTCCATTCAGTACCCTGGCAACGGGTTTCTGGATTGCTCAACTAGGCTTAAATCCTGGTTATAGCGATCGCCTAATTTATCACAACTGCGCACCTCGCCAAGACGATCCGCAATCTCGTCGAGACAATGAGGGTGAAGGATTAACCTATGCTTTGTTATCCAATGACGTAAAAGTGGTTGGTGTGAATGCGGGTTATACCCTTTCCTTCGTCAAAAATCATACTAAGTTGTTGAAAGTTGTCAACGTTTCTCGTGGTGGTTCCCAGTTTCGCTCACGGGATGTATTTCCTCCTGCTGCGGCTGCGATCGTAAATGAAGATTTTAGTCTTTTGGGAGATAGCATCGATCCTGAGCAAATTCCAGATGTTCCCCTTGATCGGATTGCTTGGATTGATGGTTACGGTAACATTAAAACCACAATTCCGGCAGATACGATCAACTTAGAACCTGAAACCAAAGTAGTGATTAGGATTGGAGATGTAGTCAGCGATGCAGTGTATTCCGATGGTAGCTTTAAGGTACCCGAAGGAACTTTAGCTTTTGCTCCTGGTAGCTCTGGTTGGCAATCAGCCTCAGGAGGAGAACCAATACGCTGGATGGAGCTATTTCTACGTGGTGGTAATGCTTGGGAGCGGTTTGGTAAGCCCCGTGTAAATCAGCGCATCACTCAAATTGCTTAG
- a CDS encoding Uma2 family endonuclease, with protein sequence MTVSQSHSYLSPEDYLEAEKSSPIKHEYIQGKIYAMSGVSDAHVTIATNLIAFLRNHVRGTGCRLYATDMKARIESLNIFYYPDIMITCDQRDTNFEYFKRYPCLIIEVLSPSTEAFDRGDKFSDYQELETLQEYILISQTRKRVDCFRRNCEGRWVLYSYRGNQELQFTSVNFSCSLADIYKDVSFPENVNPTSV encoded by the coding sequence ATGACTGTTAGTCAATCTCACTCCTATCTTTCTCCAGAAGATTATCTAGAGGCTGAAAAATCTAGCCCAATTAAACACGAATACATTCAAGGAAAAATTTATGCGATGTCAGGGGTAAGCGATGCCCACGTCACAATTGCGACTAATCTCATCGCCTTCCTCAGAAATCATGTGCGTGGAACAGGCTGTCGTCTCTATGCCACAGATATGAAAGCCCGCATCGAATCACTGAATATTTTCTATTATCCTGATATCATGATTACTTGCGATCAACGAGATACAAATTTTGAATATTTCAAACGCTATCCTTGTTTAATTATTGAAGTTCTATCTCCATCTACAGAAGCTTTTGACCGAGGTGATAAATTTAGTGACTATCAAGAATTAGAAACGTTGCAAGAATATATCCTCATCAGTCAAACCCGCAAGCGAGTTGATTGTTTTCGTCGCAATTGTGAGGGTAGATGGGTGCTTTATAGCTATCGAGGAAATCAAGAATTACAGTTCACCAGCGTGAATTTTTCTTGTTCCCTCGCAGATATTTATAAAGATGTATCTTTTCCTGAAAATGTTAATCCTACTTCCGTTTAA